The genomic DNA ATCGGTGCTGATCTTCAAAGGCTCACTGGCTCGCTGGGCGTTGATCTCTTCATCGATCTTCACGCCGAAGCACTCCAGTCCTTTAACGGACTCACGACGAACGATGTTGTCGTTTTCGCCAATACCTGCTGTAAACACGATAGCGTCCACAGTGCCGAGCACGGCCATGAATGAACCAATGTATTTCCGGTTCCGGTACGTCTGTACATCCAGAGCGAGCTTGGCCTTTTCGTCGCCCTTTGCAATGGCGGCATGGATATCGCGCATGTCATTCATGCCGCACAGTCCCTTGAGACCGGATTCCTTGTTGAGCATCCGATCGACATCCTCGGACGTCATGTTCTTGGTCCGGGCCAACAGCGCGTGCAGAGCCGGGTCCACATCGCCGGAGCGGGTTCCCATGACCAGCCCTTCGAGCGGCGTGATGCCCATGGACGTGTCCACGGCCTTGCCGTTCTTGGTCGCGGTCATGGAACAACCGTTTCCGAGATGGACGGTGATGACATTAAATTCCTCGAAAGACTTGCCCACAACACGGGCGGCTTCTTTCGCGACGTAACAATGAGAGGTGCCGTGGAAACCATAACGGCGGATACGCAGTTCATCATACAGCTCGTACGGAAGCGCATACATGT from uncultured Pseudodesulfovibrio sp. includes the following:
- a CDS encoding acetate kinase produces the protein MKVLVINSGSSSIKYQLFDMGDESVLCSGLVERIGEEVGSLTHKIAPDTDAADKLALEQPIPDHEVGMTLAIDLICGERGVVKDKSEIAAIGHRIVHGGEKLHQPTLVDDSVVEELEKIIPLAPLHNPGHLAGISVARSLFPDVPQVVVMDTAYHQTLPPEAYMYALPYELYDELRIRRYGFHGTSHCYVAKEAARVVGKSFEEFNVITVHLGNGCSMTATKNGKAVDTSMGITPLEGLVMGTRSGDVDPALHALLARTKNMTSEDVDRMLNKESGLKGLCGMNDMRDIHAAIAKGDEKAKLALDVQTYRNRKYIGSFMAVLGTVDAIVFTAGIGENDNIVRRESVKGLECFGVKIDEEINAQRASEPLKISTDDSSVAVWVIPTNEELAIARETKDVLNG